A window from Sediminispirochaeta bajacaliforniensis DSM 16054 encodes these proteins:
- a CDS encoding LacI family DNA-binding transcriptional regulator, protein MGVTIKDVAKRSGLSITTVSLVLNNKAKENRISEKTTRLITDVAAELNYSGSNSRKATYLEKPTKYYTIGFVVSSYTSLYTPGIYPRIETCCRKIGYFSLFASIYTCLENEAEYIKRFTKYHIDGIVFDPSLLSKDTSKRFIQLVADVKIPVVPLGLVNDSFLPNSIQPDLRKAGYMATDYLISKGFTNISCIVGPTKDTENNTLFSAGYIDALEKAKMTNSINIIQFSPINNVISPEFFESISSLPAFIISSEWLLKELSFYANKANQKISENIVYIANFRPLNYEQNSLPGFPVYLNMERVLRKATNRIDEKDKKEKALVPEFISPTHGFPDA, encoded by the coding sequence ATGGGCGTAACGATAAAAGACGTAGCGAAAAGAAGCGGATTGTCAATTACTACAGTGTCTCTAGTTCTAAACAATAAAGCTAAGGAGAATCGTATTTCGGAAAAAACAACTCGCTTGATTACAGACGTGGCTGCAGAACTGAATTATTCTGGTTCAAACTCAAGGAAGGCAACTTATTTAGAAAAACCTACAAAATATTATACGATTGGTTTTGTAGTTTCTTCATATACTTCTCTTTATACACCAGGGATATATCCCAGGATCGAAACCTGCTGCAGGAAAATTGGTTATTTTTCTCTCTTTGCCTCAATTTATACTTGTTTAGAAAACGAAGCTGAATATATAAAACGTTTTACCAAATATCACATAGACGGCATTGTGTTTGATCCTTCACTACTTTCCAAGGATACATCTAAACGTTTCATACAACTTGTAGCTGATGTGAAGATACCTGTGGTTCCTCTTGGACTCGTCAATGATTCGTTCCTGCCTAATTCCATTCAACCTGATCTGAGAAAGGCCGGCTATATGGCAACGGACTATTTAATCAGCAAGGGATTTACTAACATCTCATGTATTGTTGGGCCAACCAAGGATACCGAAAACAACACTTTATTTTCGGCAGGATATATCGACGCGCTTGAAAAAGCAAAAATGACAAATTCCATTAACATTATTCAATTCTCACCTATTAACAATGTTATTTCACCGGAATTTTTTGAATCAATATCATCTCTTCCGGCTTTCATTATTTCCTCTGAATGGCTTTTGAAAGAACTTTCTTTTTATGCGAACAAGGCGAATCAAAAAATTTCTGAGAACATCGTGTATATAGCTAATTTCAGACCTCTTAACTATGAGCAAAACAGTTTACCGGGATTCCCCGTGTATCTAAACATGGAGAGGGTGCTCAGAAAAGCTACAAACCGCATAGACGAAAAAGATAAAAAGGAGAAGGCCTTAGTTCCTGAGTTTATATCACCTACACATGGTTTCCCTGATGCATAG
- a CDS encoding response regulator yields the protein MSTILVIDDNDSYRAMLTMFLTEKEFMVIQADNGKSGWKLLHSQKPNLVILDIVMPDQEGIETLIQLRKVYPHLPVIAISGGGKIGPDNYLKLAKAFGADETFEKPVSNTVLLSAIRTLLEP from the coding sequence ATGAGCACTATCTTAGTTATTGACGACAACGACTCATATCGTGCAATGCTCACCATGTTTCTGACAGAAAAAGAGTTTATGGTTATTCAGGCCGATAACGGAAAAAGCGGATGGAAGCTATTACACAGCCAGAAGCCCAACCTTGTCATCCTTGACATCGTCATGCCTGATCAGGAGGGCATTGAGACGCTCATACAGTTACGCAAAGTGTATCCCCATCTTCCTGTTATTGCGATCTCCGGCGGGGGAAAGATCGGTCCCGATAACTATTTAAAGCTGGCAAAGGCCTTCGGTGCCGATGAGACATTTGAAAAGCCGGTGAGTAATACCGTTCTTCTTTCGGCAATTCGAACACTACTGGAACCGTAG
- a CDS encoding sensor histidine kinase yields the protein MHRLRKCNSFSQSDDKALLLELLLSHYPNGSMGLFDSSLRYCIAGGSPVATNVNSIEDFIGKTVSEIFDIDLMRKIEPPFKAVFDDQPSRLQVSHQEHTYEIRIEPIKIDETIPFGIVLFQDITEREAELEKKEKALLSLRKLLESSYNTINDIMLVMDKDHQIIFSNLALDHLPNGIESTCHAALFGNETACADCDIHEIFKDGKELRKIRNNTDQGKIEEITAFPVFDDHNNVQYIVEHIKDVTKEKQLETIRKNFELELERAVTERTRLLDEANRELRAFGYTVSHDLKAPLRHIAGFSNALEEDYGDYLPPKGKQYLNKIKASVARMQTIIDELSVLSRISDQNLRIASVSMNTLIRSVAAEEQEMAHAEVEINIDVEESNTLRLDEEMFRIALKNLISNAIKYTSKTQNPKIMITGQQNENSYLLKITDNGIGFDMDKSDRLFQPFTRLHNDSDYPGTGIGLATVRRILLRHNGIIWANSHPGEGSTFFLSIPLQKNERDMV from the coding sequence ATGCATAGATTGAGAAAGTGCAATTCTTTTTCTCAATCGGACGACAAGGCCTTATTGCTTGAGCTTCTATTGTCGCATTATCCGAACGGTAGTATGGGTTTGTTCGATAGCTCCTTACGATACTGCATTGCCGGCGGATCGCCTGTTGCCACGAATGTGAATTCGATTGAGGATTTCATAGGAAAAACGGTAAGCGAAATTTTCGATATCGACCTGATGAGAAAAATAGAACCGCCATTCAAGGCCGTTTTCGATGATCAGCCTTCGCGTCTACAAGTCAGCCACCAAGAACATACCTACGAAATCCGCATTGAACCGATAAAGATTGATGAAACCATACCGTTTGGGATCGTGCTCTTTCAAGATATCACAGAAAGGGAAGCCGAACTTGAAAAGAAAGAGAAGGCCCTGCTTTCTTTGAGAAAGCTTCTTGAATCTTCGTATAATACAATCAACGATATCATGTTGGTAATGGACAAGGATCATCAAATTATCTTTTCAAACTTGGCACTCGACCATTTGCCAAATGGAATCGAGTCGACCTGCCATGCGGCTCTCTTTGGCAATGAGACGGCGTGTGCGGATTGTGATATCCATGAAATTTTCAAGGATGGAAAGGAGCTTCGTAAAATACGAAACAATACCGATCAAGGGAAAATAGAAGAGATAACTGCTTTTCCTGTTTTTGATGATCACAATAATGTCCAATATATTGTTGAACATATAAAAGATGTCACAAAGGAAAAGCAGTTAGAGACCATCAGAAAAAATTTTGAGCTGGAGTTGGAGAGAGCGGTAACGGAAAGGACCAGGCTCCTGGATGAAGCAAATAGGGAACTGCGTGCTTTCGGTTATACGGTTTCGCACGATTTGAAAGCGCCTCTTCGCCATATTGCAGGTTTTTCCAATGCGCTTGAAGAGGATTATGGAGATTACCTTCCTCCAAAGGGGAAGCAGTACCTCAACAAAATAAAGGCAAGTGTGGCCAGAATGCAGACTATTATTGACGAGTTGAGTGTTCTATCTCGTATTTCCGACCAAAATCTTAGGATCGCCTCTGTTTCGATGAATACACTTATCCGATCGGTCGCTGCAGAGGAACAAGAGATGGCACATGCCGAAGTGGAAATAAATATAGATGTCGAAGAGAGCAATACGCTACGGCTTGATGAAGAGATGTTCAGAATTGCGCTTAAAAATCTGATCTCCAACGCCATCAAATATACAAGTAAAACACAAAATCCGAAAATCATGATAACGGGACAGCAAAACGAAAACTCCTACCTTTTAAAGATTACGGATAATGGTATCGGTTTTGATATGGATAAAAGCGATCGCCTTTTTCAACCATTCACTCGTTTACATAACGATAGCGATTATCCCGGCACGGGTATTGGGCTTGCCACCGTACGAAGGATACTATTACGACACAATGGCATTATCTGGGCCAATTCACATCCCGGTGAAGGCAGTACCTTCTTTCTTTCCATTCCTCTCCAAAAAAATGAAAGGGATATGGTATGA
- a CDS encoding helix-turn-helix transcriptional regulator encodes MSINRMYTAHSIDGQQDLFIYRNQQEYLRFLEQLFYEAIFQKDAKIIYYGPEKACNVMQSILSFWNFHEKKQHIVARMVPQEEFLDENYLFDRESFLSSLSESLQNHPSQMMYSCIDLNFPILTLGSETEIEDFILTLDAQSEELATVAFRTIFFEFCGNEIKRKRLIQHHRRVFFSNETDPFIAICKKWNEEIEKAKSGMIELLASEQFYAETYLIDLLEHSEKTLAEKEHIDNVATPSLFQECAWIIDEAGIIRFLSASIEDITGRKASCYVGKNILHVTLEINKKPMEELFRHIQAKFKQTNAEFVQASGRFFVKGGERRLLDFAVVPIRLATRNLGYLGVVRVDNDANFDEQSTFEEMAKLNDRQKEILDYLVEGFPTRAISSKLNLAEITIKKHLSGIYKKFGVSNRNELMAELLTRTKGYDPEHERRAEL; translated from the coding sequence ATGTCAATTAATCGAATGTACACGGCTCATAGTATAGATGGCCAGCAAGATCTTTTTATTTACAGAAATCAACAGGAATATCTTCGATTTCTGGAGCAGCTCTTTTACGAGGCCATTTTCCAAAAAGATGCGAAAATTATCTACTACGGTCCAGAGAAGGCCTGTAATGTTATGCAGAGCATTCTTTCATTTTGGAATTTTCATGAAAAGAAACAACATATAGTAGCTAGAATGGTGCCCCAGGAAGAGTTTCTCGATGAAAATTATCTCTTCGATAGAGAATCCTTCCTATCGTCCTTAAGCGAGAGCCTGCAAAATCATCCATCGCAGATGATGTATAGCTGTATCGATTTGAATTTCCCCATCCTGACACTTGGGAGTGAAACCGAGATAGAGGATTTTATCCTTACCCTTGATGCACAATCCGAAGAGCTTGCGACCGTTGCCTTTCGAACCATCTTCTTTGAATTCTGTGGTAACGAGATAAAACGGAAACGGCTCATACAACATCATCGGAGGGTCTTCTTCTCCAATGAAACCGATCCCTTTATTGCTATTTGCAAGAAATGGAACGAAGAAATTGAAAAGGCCAAAAGCGGTATGATCGAATTGTTGGCTTCGGAACAGTTCTATGCAGAGACATATCTCATAGACCTCTTGGAGCATTCTGAGAAAACACTTGCCGAAAAAGAGCATATCGATAATGTTGCCACGCCTTCACTTTTTCAGGAATGTGCATGGATCATTGATGAAGCGGGAATTATACGCTTCTTGTCGGCGAGTATCGAAGATATTACCGGTAGAAAAGCCTCTTGTTATGTTGGAAAAAACATTCTTCATGTGACCCTGGAGATAAACAAAAAGCCCATGGAAGAACTCTTTCGGCATATACAAGCGAAGTTTAAGCAGACTAATGCCGAATTTGTTCAAGCGAGCGGCCGATTTTTCGTAAAGGGGGGAGAGCGTCGCCTCCTGGATTTCGCCGTTGTTCCGATCAGATTGGCGACAAGAAACCTCGGTTATCTCGGTGTCGTTCGTGTGGACAATGATGCGAATTTCGACGAGCAGAGCACCTTTGAGGAAATGGCAAAACTAAACGATAGGCAAAAAGAAATCCTTGATTACCTTGTCGAGGGGTTTCCAACCCGGGCAATCAGTTCCAAATTGAATTTGGCAGAAATTACGATAAAAAAACACCTCAGCGGAATTTATAAGAAATTCGGTGTCAGCAACAGAAACGAGCTTATGGCCGAATTGCTGACACGTACAAAGGGATACGATCCCGAACATGAGAGGAGGGCCGAACTGTAG
- a CDS encoding TIGR04076 family protein: MKDNSDQFTLYDLRIDVVEGNQPMVCNHRLGTAFFVEGEDLVFPGGSRFSLYALAALLPLLPAKQRYTHAADWMTTDDEIACPDPNCGARFRIVRTGKRTFTHNQCTVVPMEDKHE, translated from the coding sequence ATGAAAGACAATTCTGATCAATTTACTTTATATGACCTTCGTATCGACGTGGTAGAGGGAAACCAACCAATGGTTTGTAACCATCGACTCGGCACGGCATTTTTTGTCGAAGGTGAGGATCTTGTCTTTCCCGGGGGAAGCCGTTTCAGCCTTTACGCTTTGGCTGCGCTCTTACCCTTGTTGCCGGCAAAACAGCGTTATACCCACGCCGCAGACTGGATGACGACAGATGACGAAATTGCCTGCCCCGACCCGAATTGCGGAGCGCGCTTTCGTATCGTACGCACGGGAAAACGGACCTTTACCCACAATCAATGTACCGTTGTACCGATGGAGGACAAACATGAATAA
- a CDS encoding SIR2 family NAD-dependent protein deacylase, translated as MSQNKTLNPDLIKLLKESGNILVVTGAGISTSAGIIDFRSPGGLYSVAVERYNLPYPEAIFDIAYFHKNPAPFFRLSAELLLADIEPTPCHHFLVELEAKGKIGILVTQNIDMLHEKAGSKHVIECHGSYRTGRCLSCGKRFEYKDFSGPLLKGKIPHCQCGGIIKPDVVFFGESLPESFMSLFYRRPKVDLLLVLGTSLTVQPVSSFALDYAPRIPSILVNRDPTPYDGRFSYVHHGELDDFAQQAWDNVLR; from the coding sequence ATGTCACAAAACAAGACGCTTAATCCCGACCTTATAAAACTATTAAAAGAGTCGGGAAATATTCTGGTGGTCACCGGAGCAGGTATCAGTACAAGCGCCGGTATTATTGACTTCCGAAGTCCCGGAGGGCTCTATTCTGTTGCAGTAGAAAGATATAACCTTCCTTATCCCGAGGCTATATTCGATATAGCATATTTCCATAAGAATCCTGCCCCCTTTTTTCGGCTTTCCGCCGAGCTTTTACTTGCAGATATTGAACCGACCCCGTGCCATCATTTTCTGGTGGAATTGGAGGCGAAGGGTAAGATTGGCATATTGGTAACGCAGAATATTGATATGCTCCATGAAAAGGCTGGTTCAAAGCATGTCATTGAATGCCATGGATCGTATCGCACAGGGCGTTGTCTTTCCTGCGGAAAGCGATTTGAATATAAAGATTTCTCAGGTCCGCTTCTGAAAGGTAAAATCCCACATTGTCAGTGCGGAGGGATTATCAAACCCGATGTGGTGTTTTTCGGAGAAAGTCTGCCTGAATCCTTTATGAGCCTCTTTTATCGTCGCCCCAAAGTGGATCTTTTACTGGTTTTGGGCACATCACTTACGGTACAACCCGTTTCAAGTTTTGCCCTGGATTATGCGCCGCGAATTCCTTCTATTTTGGTAAATCGTGACCCCACCCCCTACGACGGCCGATTCAGCTACGTTCATCATGGCGAGCTGGACGACTTCGCGCAGCAGGCATGGGACAATGTGCTAAGGTAA
- a CDS encoding aldo/keto reductase — MNKHSLGKLPVLINGAWQLSAGHSPDYAEKNNQAIEAFLKLIDAGFTSFDGADIYTGVEELFGKLLSMYLSASPQHRREDLRFHTKFVPDKSILPQVDESYIRSIVERSLSRIGTDYLDLVQFHWWDWEVPGYVEAARYLMNLAKEGKIRQLGTTNFDTEHLRDLCDNGISIVSNQTQYSLLDRRPEHGMISYCLEQNIALLCYGTLAGGFLTDKWLGKRDPGYGENLENRSLIKYRLIIDEFGGWDAFQELLSLMHAIADAEQVSIANIATSWVLSRKGVKAAIVGTRNDTHVASNRKSAELRLTSDDLQKINRFIADHPGPGGEPFALERIPGGIHQKIMKMELNKE; from the coding sequence ATGAATAAGCATTCTCTGGGGAAACTTCCTGTCCTGATAAACGGTGCCTGGCAGCTTTCTGCCGGCCACAGTCCCGATTATGCGGAAAAGAATAACCAGGCGATTGAGGCCTTTCTCAAGCTCATTGATGCCGGGTTTACAAGCTTTGACGGCGCCGATATTTATACAGGTGTCGAGGAACTCTTCGGAAAGCTCCTTTCCATGTATCTATCTGCCTCGCCCCAGCACCGAAGGGAGGATTTGCGTTTTCACACCAAGTTTGTTCCCGACAAGTCAATACTTCCCCAGGTGGATGAGAGCTATATCCGTTCAATTGTTGAACGAAGCCTTTCACGAATAGGAACCGACTACCTTGATCTTGTACAATTTCACTGGTGGGATTGGGAAGTTCCTGGCTATGTCGAGGCTGCCCGCTATCTTATGAACCTTGCGAAGGAAGGGAAGATCAGACAGCTTGGTACCACCAATTTCGACACGGAACATCTTCGTGACTTGTGTGACAACGGAATATCCATCGTCAGCAACCAGACACAGTATTCACTTCTCGACAGACGGCCGGAACACGGCATGATATCTTACTGTCTTGAACAGAATATCGCACTGCTCTGCTATGGAACCCTGGCAGGAGGGTTTCTCACCGACAAGTGGCTTGGAAAGCGGGATCCCGGTTATGGGGAAAACCTCGAGAATAGATCTCTTATAAAATACCGCCTTATTATTGATGAATTCGGAGGATGGGATGCTTTTCAGGAACTGCTCTCCCTTATGCATGCGATAGCCGATGCCGAGCAGGTTTCTATTGCTAATATTGCCACCTCATGGGTTCTTAGTCGAAAAGGAGTGAAGGCCGCAATTGTCGGAACACGAAACGACACCCATGTTGCCTCCAATCGGAAGAGTGCGGAACTCCGACTGACCTCTGATGATCTGCAGAAGATAAACCGCTTTATTGCAGACCATCCTGGACCGGGCGGAGAACCCTTTGCTCTTGAACGCATTCCGGGAGGTATTCATCAAAAGATCATGAAGATGGAACTGAACAAAGAGTAG
- a CDS encoding ATP-binding response regulator, with amino-acid sequence MNELLRVLLVEDSDEDAELFQRVLQREEFELEITRAVSAKEFSAFIDQKKYDIVVSDFQLIDTNGFEILEIFNTRHLDIPFITVSGRVGEENAVRLMRKGARDYVMKDQLSRLAPVIRRELEEYRARRENEYFERKLQESEAKFSQVFRFSPDPVVITDDKLIIREINYSYLAMFGLMIDEAVGQKIDTLAMWEKHENFIQYLLKMRLGAHSPSTECSMTDAEGKERTIHWSLKSIQVNDEELLLWNGRDLTELKQLEGKLQQTERIHAIGTLAGGIAHDFNNILAVIYGYAEMGLSNSEGKPRFHRYFSEIIRSSDRAKELIKQILTFSRMEEGKRDIIDPAPIVKEALKMIRATIPSTVELKAHIESGHHIFANISHIHQIILNLCTNASYAMKKKPGTLRVSLDSIESFCRLQVQDTGVGITPETMKRIFLPYFTTKDVNEGTGLGLSVVHGIVEKYKGSIDVASKPGEGTCFTILLPLSHGDDENNITDEEPNNTLSNIRTDQKILIIDDEPSIVNYLQELLSSSGISVDSETKSTEALKRFLSVPPQTYATVITDQSMPTMTGTELAYRLRKYDPAISFIFITGNEESIPESVIRDLGQGIILSKPVSSGDLLQTLRGFMS; translated from the coding sequence ATGAACGAATTGCTTCGTGTGTTGCTGGTAGAAGATTCCGATGAAGACGCAGAACTTTTTCAGAGGGTCTTACAGCGGGAAGAATTTGAGCTGGAAATTACTCGAGCCGTGAGTGCAAAAGAGTTTTCAGCTTTCATCGATCAAAAAAAATATGACATTGTTGTCAGTGATTTTCAGCTGATCGATACCAACGGATTTGAAATTCTTGAAATTTTCAACACACGACACCTCGATATCCCTTTTATCACGGTCTCTGGAAGAGTAGGAGAAGAAAATGCCGTACGGTTGATGAGAAAAGGAGCCAGGGATTACGTCATGAAGGATCAGCTTTCCCGTCTGGCTCCCGTTATACGGAGGGAACTGGAAGAATACAGGGCCAGGCGGGAAAACGAGTATTTCGAACGAAAATTACAGGAGAGTGAGGCAAAATTCAGTCAGGTTTTCCGCTTTAGTCCCGACCCCGTGGTGATTACCGACGACAAACTTATTATCCGCGAAATAAACTACTCATATCTGGCTATGTTCGGCCTGATGATTGATGAAGCGGTAGGACAGAAAATCGATACACTGGCGATGTGGGAGAAACATGAGAATTTTATTCAATATTTGCTGAAGATGCGTTTGGGAGCGCATAGCCCTTCTACGGAATGCAGCATGACAGATGCCGAAGGGAAAGAGCGTACCATCCATTGGAGCCTGAAATCCATACAAGTAAATGATGAAGAGTTGCTTCTCTGGAATGGCCGAGATCTTACCGAATTGAAGCAACTTGAGGGGAAGCTACAGCAAACCGAACGGATTCATGCCATCGGTACCCTTGCCGGAGGTATAGCGCATGATTTTAACAATATCCTTGCGGTAATCTATGGCTATGCCGAAATGGGACTGAGCAATAGTGAGGGCAAACCCCGTTTCCATCGCTATTTTTCTGAAATTATCCGTTCCTCCGACCGTGCAAAGGAGCTGATTAAGCAGATTCTTACCTTTAGCCGCATGGAAGAAGGTAAGAGAGATATAATTGATCCGGCCCCGATCGTTAAAGAAGCATTAAAGATGATCAGAGCGACCATACCGTCGACCGTCGAACTGAAGGCTCACATCGAGTCCGGACATCATATTTTTGCCAACATATCTCATATTCACCAGATCATTCTCAATCTTTGTACCAATGCGTCATATGCAATGAAAAAGAAACCTGGCACCCTTCGGGTCAGTCTCGACAGCATAGAGAGTTTCTGTAGGTTGCAGGTGCAAGATACGGGGGTCGGTATCACTCCAGAAACGATGAAAAGGATCTTTCTGCCCTACTTTACGACAAAAGATGTAAACGAGGGAACAGGCTTGGGCCTATCGGTCGTTCACGGTATCGTAGAAAAGTATAAGGGGAGTATCGATGTCGCCAGTAAACCCGGTGAGGGGACATGTTTCACTATTCTTCTTCCCCTATCGCACGGCGATGATGAGAACAATATCACCGATGAGGAGCCTAATAACACCTTAAGTAATATCCGAACGGATCAGAAAATTTTGATAATTGATGATGAACCCTCCATCGTCAATTATCTGCAGGAATTACTTTCAAGTTCGGGAATCTCTGTCGATTCAGAAACAAAATCTACCGAGGCCCTAAAGCGATTCTTATCTGTACCGCCGCAAACCTATGCAACAGTCATTACCGACCAGTCGATGCCGACAATGACGGGGACAGAACTCGCCTATCGCTTACGTAAATACGATCCCGCCATATCATTTATCTTTATCACCGGAAACGAAGAAAGCATTCCTGAGTCGGTTATCCGTGATCTTGGGCAAGGTATTATTTTATCTAAACCCGTCTCTTCGGGAGATCTTCTGCAGACCCTGAGAGGATTTATGTCATAG
- a CDS encoding alpha/beta hydrolase, whose product MLEVYNTQAVSLNNVMTFRVMTPKNYETCNNQYPVLYAHDGQNIFQDETSVDGYSWKFEEYCKTNEKFLPKVIIVAIDSPQTNNKRTTLYTPFSKHFEVKKGSTFPSDVHGRGKEYLDWIVNDLKPWIDNRYRTIPEAKYTGICGNSTGSVISLYALLKYPFVFSRMISISGAFYYWYDLLKPCFETVVSEIEYIYLDVGTKDQGRITKPKEFVEGNTMITQELSKLGYTDSQIAYHVFPEDKHTNYYFGRRFPDALRWIFQDCN is encoded by the coding sequence ATGCTGGAAGTCTATAATACACAGGCTGTTTCTCTTAACAATGTAATGACCTTTCGTGTGATGACTCCGAAAAATTATGAAACTTGTAATAATCAATATCCAGTGCTTTATGCCCATGATGGCCAGAATATTTTCCAGGATGAAACCTCCGTAGATGGTTATAGCTGGAAATTCGAGGAATATTGCAAAACAAATGAGAAGTTTCTTCCGAAGGTGATTATTGTTGCTATTGATTCTCCCCAAACTAATAACAAACGAACGACTTTATATACGCCATTCTCTAAACATTTCGAGGTAAAAAAAGGCAGCACCTTTCCTTCTGATGTTCACGGAAGAGGAAAGGAATATCTTGATTGGATTGTAAATGATTTGAAGCCCTGGATCGATAATCGCTATCGGACCATCCCTGAAGCTAAATATACAGGTATTTGTGGCAACAGCACTGGTTCAGTCATAAGTCTCTACGCTTTATTAAAATATCCATTTGTTTTTAGTCGAATGATTTCAATAAGTGGGGCTTTTTACTATTGGTATGATCTTCTAAAGCCTTGCTTTGAAACTGTCGTGTCCGAGATTGAGTATATTTATCTGGATGTTGGGACAAAAGATCAGGGACGTATCACTAAACCAAAAGAATTTGTGGAAGGAAATACTATGATAACTCAAGAACTTTCAAAACTCGGGTATACTGATAGTCAGATTGCCTATCATGTTTTCCCCGAAGACAAGCACACTAACTATTACTTTGGGAGAAGATTTCCCGATGCCTTGAGATGGATATTTCAGGATTGTAATTAA